One Luoshenia tenuis DNA window includes the following coding sequences:
- a CDS encoding spore coat protein CotJB, producing the protein MCREALLEQIDQASFAVDDVKLYLNTHPDDQEALRFYEQHRDARLNLLQQYAQQFGPLTADLVYNTQCWTWAQTPWPWEKEA; encoded by the coding sequence ATGTGCCGTGAAGCGCTATTAGAGCAGATCGATCAGGCGAGCTTTGCCGTGGATGACGTCAAGCTCTACCTCAATACCCACCCCGACGACCAGGAGGCGCTGCGCTTTTATGAGCAGCACCGGGATGCCCGGCTAAACCTTTTGCAGCAATATGCCCAGCAATTCGGCCCGCTTACGGCGGACCTGGTGTACAACACGCAGTGCTGGACCTGGGCGCAAACGCCCTGGCCCTGGGAAAAGGAGGCGTAA
- a CDS encoding sugar phosphate isomerase family — MDQKLLAVLNIPEEELGKGSPIALEVVQDDEMMCQTMAEEILALVRENNAAGRHTVFIWPVGPVGQYAPLARRINAERIDFKNVHVFQMDEYLDDDLDSIPEDHPLSFTGFLKRFFQSIDPELRPAPEQHHIPTRGREAENWTEIQRLGGVDMAVGGIGINGHIAFNEPPEPGESISDAAFKALGTRVLRISRETRTINGFTGARGAIDLIPQYCITIGMKEILSAKKIRFYCNREWQCGIVRKILHGEVSCHVPASFFQQHPDAKLTVTRQVARVPMGALR, encoded by the coding sequence ATGGATCAGAAACTGTTGGCGGTACTCAATATCCCGGAGGAAGAACTGGGCAAGGGAAGCCCTATCGCCCTTGAAGTGGTGCAGGATGACGAAATGATGTGCCAGACCATGGCGGAGGAGATCCTGGCGCTGGTGCGCGAGAATAACGCGGCCGGGCGGCATACGGTATTCATCTGGCCGGTGGGCCCGGTAGGGCAGTATGCGCCGCTGGCCAGGCGCATCAATGCTGAACGTATCGACTTTAAAAATGTGCATGTATTCCAGATGGACGAATACCTGGATGACGATCTTGATTCCATCCCTGAGGATCATCCGCTGAGCTTTACCGGCTTTCTCAAGCGGTTTTTCCAGTCGATCGATCCGGAGCTGCGTCCCGCGCCGGAGCAGCACCACATCCCCACCCGGGGACGGGAAGCGGAGAATTGGACGGAGATTCAGCGCCTGGGCGGGGTGGATATGGCGGTGGGCGGCATCGGCATCAACGGCCATATTGCCTTTAACGAGCCGCCCGAGCCGGGCGAATCCATCAGCGATGCGGCCTTTAAGGCCCTGGGCACGCGGGTGCTGCGCATCAGCCGGGAGACCCGTACCATCAACGGCTTTACCGGCGCGCGCGGCGCGATCGACCTGATCCCGCAATACTGCATCACCATTGGCATGAAGGAGATCCTCTCGGCCAAAAAGATCCGCTTTTATTGCAACCGGGAATGGCAGTGCGGCATCGTGCGCAAGATTTTGCATGGGGAGGTCAGCTGCCATGTGCCAGCCTCTTTCTTCCAGCAGCATCCGGACGCCAAGCTGACGGTAACAAGGCAGGTGGCGCGCGTCCCAATGGGGGCACTGCGCTGA
- a CDS encoding spore coat associated protein CotJA, with the protein MRYLKRDSRDLGGLPIGMAYVPWQQWRAIYDDAQALARGTIFSELDLPFLGKGGVNPCAVKRY; encoded by the coding sequence ATGCGTTATTTAAAGCGTGATTCACGCGATCTTGGCGGACTGCCCATCGGTATGGCTTATGTACCCTGGCAGCAGTGGCGGGCCATCTACGACGATGCCCAGGCGCTTGCCCGCGGGACTATTTTTAGCGAACTGGACCTGCCCTTTTTGGGTAAAGGAGGTGTCAATCCATGTGCCGTGAAGCGCTATTAG
- a CDS encoding manganese catalase family protein, which translates to MWIYEKRLQHPVKISRPNPALAKVIITQFGGPDGELSASMRYLSQRYASPYRQVTGVLNDIGTEELAHLEMVGAIIYQLTRNLTIDEIKAAGFDTYFVDHTNGVWPQAASGDAFTSAYFQSKGDIITDLMEDMAAEQKARTTYDNILRLIDDPDVCDPIRFLREREIVHFQRFGEALRIAQDNLDARNFYAFNPGFDLPQ; encoded by the coding sequence ATGTGGATCTATGAAAAACGTTTGCAGCACCCGGTAAAGATCAGCCGCCCCAATCCGGCGCTGGCCAAGGTGATCATCACCCAGTTCGGCGGGCCGGACGGAGAGCTTTCCGCCTCCATGCGCTATCTTTCTCAGCGCTATGCTTCCCCTTACCGGCAGGTGACCGGCGTGCTCAACGATATTGGCACCGAAGAGCTGGCCCACCTGGAGATGGTGGGGGCGATCATCTATCAGCTGACGCGCAATTTAACCATTGACGAGATCAAGGCCGCCGGCTTTGACACGTATTTTGTGGACCATACCAACGGCGTATGGCCGCAAGCCGCCTCTGGCGATGCCTTTACCAGCGCTTACTTCCAGTCAAAGGGCGATATTATTACCGACCTGATGGAGGACATGGCGGCCGAGCAAAAGGCGCGCACCACCTACGATAATATCCTTCGCCTGATCGACGATCCGGATGTATGTGACCCCATCCGCTTTTTGCGCGAGCGGGAGATCGTGCACTTCCAGCGGTTTGGCGAGGCGCTGCGCATCGCCCAGGATAACCTGGACGCGCGCAATTTCTATGCCTTCAACCCCGGGTTCGATCTGCCCCAGTAA
- the cimA gene encoding citramalate synthase produces MQKKITLYDTTLREGAQGEGAAFTVKDKLKIVGLLDEAGVPYIECGNPGSNPKDRDFYAAAAKLKLRQARLVAFGATCRLGSSPEQDENLKALLAANTPAVAVFGKCWDFHVTDILRATLEENLKIISDTVAYLKANGREVIFDAEHFFDGYKHNPDYALAALRAAAQAGADWVCLCDTNGGSFPHEIGPAVRAACGAVDCPVGIHCHDDTGMAQADTVEAVRAGATMAQGTLCGLGERCGNTDLWVMAANLQVKLGYPCLPESSITRLAALAQLSAETMNITLYSGSPYVGRNAFAHKAGMHIDAVKKDPRSFEHVPPEAVGAKRQFLLSEISGRMAVLQRARQILPELTKDSPETRNILSELKALENRGYQFEGADASFELLVRRMTGLGHTYFDLKGFKVIINEPALDGHVASAMVEIAVNGEEEISAAVGNGPVNALDKAARRALERFYPSLKTMHLSDFKVRVLDSSDTTAALVRVIIESSDETGSWTTIGVSSDVIEASWQALVDSLEYKLLRDQAQPQAGE; encoded by the coding sequence TTGCAAAAGAAGATCACGCTGTATGATACGACGCTGCGCGAGGGCGCGCAGGGCGAGGGCGCGGCGTTTACCGTTAAGGATAAGCTGAAGATCGTAGGGCTGTTGGATGAGGCGGGCGTGCCCTATATCGAATGCGGCAACCCCGGCTCTAACCCCAAGGACCGCGATTTTTACGCGGCCGCCGCCAAGCTGAAGCTGCGCCAGGCCCGGCTGGTAGCTTTTGGGGCGACCTGCCGCCTGGGCTCAAGCCCGGAGCAGGATGAGAACCTGAAGGCGCTGCTGGCGGCCAATACGCCGGCGGTGGCGGTATTTGGCAAGTGCTGGGATTTTCATGTAACGGATATCCTGCGGGCTACCCTGGAGGAGAACTTGAAGATCATATCGGATACCGTTGCCTACCTGAAGGCCAACGGGCGGGAAGTGATCTTTGACGCGGAGCACTTTTTTGACGGGTACAAACATAACCCGGATTATGCTCTTGCCGCCCTGCGCGCTGCCGCGCAAGCCGGGGCGGACTGGGTATGCCTTTGCGATACCAATGGCGGCAGTTTTCCCCACGAGATCGGGCCCGCGGTACGCGCGGCCTGCGGCGCGGTAGACTGTCCGGTGGGCATCCACTGCCATGATGATACCGGCATGGCGCAGGCCGATACCGTTGAGGCGGTGCGCGCCGGGGCTACGATGGCGCAGGGTACGCTTTGCGGGCTGGGGGAGCGCTGCGGCAATACCGACCTTTGGGTGATGGCGGCAAACCTGCAGGTAAAGCTGGGCTATCCCTGCCTGCCGGAGAGCAGCATTACCCGCCTGGCCGCGTTGGCTCAGCTCTCGGCAGAGACGATGAACATTACGCTCTACTCGGGCAGCCCCTATGTGGGGCGCAATGCCTTTGCCCACAAGGCGGGCATGCATATCGATGCGGTCAAGAAGGATCCCCGCTCTTTCGAGCACGTCCCGCCGGAGGCGGTTGGGGCTAAACGCCAGTTTTTGCTCTCCGAGATATCGGGTCGTATGGCAGTCTTGCAGCGCGCCAGGCAGATATTGCCGGAGCTGACCAAGGACTCGCCCGAGACCCGGAATATATTAAGCGAGCTGAAGGCCCTTGAGAACCGCGGCTATCAGTTCGAAGGGGCGGACGCCTCTTTTGAGCTTTTGGTGCGGCGGATGACCGGGCTGGGGCACACCTATTTTGATCTAAAGGGCTTTAAAGTCATCATCAATGAACCGGCGCTGGATGGCCATGTGGCCAGCGCTATGGTAGAGATCGCCGTAAACGGCGAGGAGGAGATTTCCGCCGCGGTGGGAAACGGCCCTGTAAACGCGCTGGATAAGGCGGCGCGCAGGGCGCTGGAGCGTTTTTACCCCAGCCTGAAGACCATGCATTTAAGCGATTTTAAGGTGCGGGTGCTGGACTCCAGCGATACCACGGCCGCGCTGGTGCGCGTAATCATCGAATCCAGCGACGAGACCGGCAGCTGGACCACCATCGGCGTATCCTCGGACGTGATCGAGGCCAGCTGGCAGGCGCTGGTGGATTCGCTGGAATATAAGCTGCTGCGCGACCAGGCACAG
- a CDS encoding N-acetylglucosamine-6-phosphate deacetylase — MAIMIKGGTILSGGEKRENPGLFLKDGKIAGPAQAEPARILDAGGGYILPGLVDIHTHGALGRDFTEGTQTAFDTITRFAVRHGVTSQVATLFTMPMAQILRCIQFARGYRRHPQGAQILGLHLEGPFISPERCGAQASDAVLPIAPETYAPLLAQADAIRMITLSPHCAQAEQMVRAFCQRGVKVAGGHDDGYEPMIAKCFDTGMRHAVHLFCAMSSARFRQGEKVAGLTEMALLDDRVSVELIADRAHTTPALIALACKCKPADKVCLVSDMLSVGGLPPQEEPYSIRIPGVEKALEVEIGPRSAKLAGSNHNAGGITALDRMLRNMVEDGVPLEAAARMATENPALAIGARQKGRIEQGLDADICILDQDLQVRYTIIAGEVVYQKEV; from the coding sequence ATGGCGATCATGATCAAAGGCGGGACGATCCTGTCCGGCGGAGAGAAACGCGAAAATCCGGGGCTTTTCCTGAAAGATGGAAAGATTGCCGGGCCAGCGCAGGCCGAACCCGCCCGGATATTGGACGCGGGGGGCGGCTATATCCTCCCTGGATTGGTGGATATCCATACCCATGGCGCTTTAGGACGGGATTTTACCGAAGGGACGCAAACGGCGTTTGATACCATCACCCGTTTTGCCGTGCGCCACGGGGTCACCTCTCAGGTGGCGACGCTGTTTACCATGCCCATGGCGCAGATCCTGCGCTGTATCCAATTTGCCAGGGGCTACCGGCGCCACCCCCAGGGCGCGCAAATATTGGGCCTGCATTTAGAGGGGCCTTTCATCAGCCCGGAGCGCTGCGGCGCGCAGGCCAGCGATGCGGTGCTGCCCATTGCGCCCGAAACCTACGCCCCGCTGCTGGCGCAGGCCGATGCGATACGGATGATCACCCTCTCGCCGCACTGCGCGCAGGCAGAGCAGATGGTGCGGGCGTTTTGCCAGCGGGGCGTTAAGGTGGCCGGCGGACACGACGACGGTTATGAGCCCATGATCGCCAAATGCTTTGACACGGGGATGCGCCACGCCGTACACCTGTTTTGCGCCATGAGCAGCGCGCGCTTCCGCCAGGGAGAAAAGGTCGCAGGCCTGACCGAGATGGCCCTGCTGGACGACCGGGTGAGCGTGGAGCTGATCGCGGACCGGGCGCATACCACCCCGGCGCTGATCGCCCTGGCCTGTAAATGTAAGCCAGCCGATAAGGTCTGCCTGGTATCGGATATGCTCAGCGTGGGCGGCCTGCCCCCGCAGGAGGAGCCGTACAGCATCCGCATCCCGGGGGTCGAAAAGGCGCTGGAGGTGGAGATCGGCCCGCGCTCGGCCAAGCTGGCGGGCAGCAACCATAATGCCGGCGGCATCACGGCGCTGGATAGGATGCTGCGCAATATGGTGGAGGATGGGGTTCCGCTGGAGGCGGCGGCGCGCATGGCTACCGAGAACCCGGCCCTGGCCATCGGCGCCCGACAAAAGGGAAGGATAGAGCAGGGCTTGGACGCGGATATCTGTATATTGGATCAGGACCTGCAGGTGCGCTATACGATTATCGCAGGCGAGGTCGTCTATCAAAAGGAGGTATAG